Proteins from a genomic interval of Oceanispirochaeta crateris:
- a CDS encoding PHP domain-containing protein — MIDLHTHSTASDGTCSPIELLKQASEVGLKALALTDHDTLDGLEEAQGAADLLGIQFIPGIELEIEHYPGEFHLLGLSLTNWKDSSLSLFLKEVRDHRNDRNSKMLELFEEDGIHISEEELKSAAGGRIIARPHFAKILVERKIAKNVKQAFDRYLGVEKKFYLPKKVMTLEQGLQLIHEAGGYAVIAHPLSLYLSWGKLPLRLTQWKEMGLDGLEAWHSGAKEHQAQRFEKLALENDLFVTGGSDYHGANRKDRTLGKGGGNKPIPDEFLEAFK, encoded by the coding sequence ATGATTGATCTCCATACACATTCAACCGCTTCAGACGGCACATGCTCCCCCATAGAACTTCTCAAACAGGCTTCTGAAGTCGGCTTGAAGGCTCTGGCTCTGACAGACCATGACACTCTAGACGGGCTAGAAGAGGCGCAGGGTGCAGCAGATCTTCTTGGAATACAGTTTATTCCGGGTATAGAACTCGAAATAGAACATTATCCTGGAGAATTTCATCTATTGGGACTTTCTCTGACAAATTGGAAGGATTCTTCACTTTCTTTATTTTTAAAAGAAGTTAGAGATCATAGAAATGACAGAAACAGCAAAATGCTGGAACTTTTCGAAGAAGACGGAATTCATATAAGCGAAGAAGAACTCAAAAGTGCGGCGGGAGGCAGAATCATAGCCCGCCCCCATTTTGCAAAGATCCTGGTGGAGCGCAAAATCGCCAAAAACGTAAAACAGGCCTTTGACCGTTACCTGGGGGTCGAAAAGAAGTTTTATCTGCCCAAAAAAGTCATGACCCTGGAACAGGGTCTCCAGCTGATTCATGAAGCGGGAGGATACGCCGTCATAGCCCACCCTCTCTCCTTATACCTTTCCTGGGGAAAGCTTCCTCTTAGATTAACACAGTGGAAAGAGATGGGATTGGACGGACTGGAGGCCTGGCATTCTGGAGCAAAGGAGCATCAGGCTCAACGCTTTGAAAAATTAGCTTTAGAAAATGATCTTTTTGTCACAGGTGGAAGCGATTATCATGGTGCCAATAGAAAGGATAGAACACTGGGAAAAGGCGGAGGGAATAAGCCGATTCCCGATGAATTCCTGGAAGCCTTCAAATGA
- a CDS encoding PQQ-binding-like beta-propeller repeat protein: MRRCLSLLVLLLSSLSGVFSWETAIAGVLTTPPAQGTDRRIYSTADDRALHCLDSLTGHEYWSYRPGGKLKGFTVVSPDSSILILSLDNTLLSVSPGGRELWRFPLMSSPPIPPAIDSYGTIYLMKDHGTLICLDRTGLEVWSRSIDGPVSEIFALQDRVLLVGPGKTQVYFTDGEQADSLDEAPAHIVYKTPNLYWQKQDGSWKQLDLETLQMKDSESPLAEGILYPENQILISYENKIISGRKDWFMEALEAGEEAYDPYYQSGTNPGRTRSLGVLPGQSQRYLLFKNRSGAPLLPLLMIDQQFLSQILKEYEEIDSFQELIRKESDYDLVFQEILSDSHVLNMNVNRERLDEYSRYRIYKILSRWGNLKSRETLLFLSKTEQNPQHLALILDGLGRIGLDGDGRSMLSVVQAAEAHPGNPDLLLAAVRSSSRLAKYNGGRAILTMMKFYNTLQQRNLPASVQKQISFELKSF, encoded by the coding sequence ATGAGACGCTGCCTGAGTCTCCTTGTATTGCTGCTTAGCAGCCTTTCTGGAGTCTTTTCCTGGGAAACAGCCATAGCCGGTGTACTGACCACCCCTCCGGCACAGGGGACGGACCGTAGGATTTACAGCACTGCCGATGACAGGGCTCTCCATTGTCTGGATAGTCTTACAGGTCATGAATACTGGAGTTACAGACCAGGCGGAAAGCTCAAGGGATTCACTGTTGTCTCACCAGACAGCAGCATCCTCATATTAAGCTTGGATAACACCCTTCTTTCCGTCAGTCCCGGTGGTCGGGAGTTGTGGCGCTTCCCCCTAATGTCATCTCCTCCCATTCCTCCTGCTATTGATTCATACGGAACTATCTATTTGATGAAAGACCATGGGACGCTCATCTGTTTGGACAGAACGGGACTTGAGGTGTGGAGCAGGTCCATTGATGGACCAGTCTCAGAAATCTTTGCTCTCCAGGATCGGGTACTGCTCGTTGGCCCCGGGAAGACACAGGTCTATTTTACCGATGGAGAACAGGCTGATTCCCTCGATGAGGCTCCGGCTCACATCGTGTATAAAACCCCCAATCTATATTGGCAAAAGCAGGATGGCTCGTGGAAGCAGCTTGACCTTGAGACTCTCCAAATGAAAGATTCAGAGTCGCCTCTGGCGGAGGGAATCCTCTACCCGGAAAATCAAATTTTAATTAGCTATGAAAATAAAATCATCTCAGGACGCAAGGACTGGTTTATGGAGGCTCTGGAAGCGGGTGAGGAGGCTTATGACCCTTATTATCAGAGTGGCACGAATCCCGGCAGAACCAGAAGCCTGGGTGTCCTCCCGGGGCAATCTCAGCGATACCTCCTTTTTAAAAATCGATCCGGAGCGCCTTTGCTCCCCTTGTTAATGATCGATCAGCAGTTTTTGTCACAGATTTTAAAAGAATATGAAGAGATTGACAGTTTTCAGGAGCTTATTAGAAAGGAGTCGGATTATGATCTTGTGTTTCAGGAAATCCTTTCAGACAGCCATGTGCTCAACATGAATGTGAACCGGGAGAGACTGGATGAATACAGCAGGTACCGAATTTACAAAATTCTCAGCCGCTGGGGGAATCTAAAATCCAGGGAAACGCTGCTGTTCCTTTCTAAAACGGAGCAGAATCCTCAGCATTTGGCATTGATTTTGGATGGATTGGGACGGATTGGTCTGGATGGAGATGGGAGAAGCATGCTCAGTGTGGTGCAGGCAGCCGAAGCACACCCAGGAAATCCGGATCTTCTTTTAGCCGCCGTGCGTTCCTCCTCCCGTCTCGCTAAATATAATGGCGGAAGGGCTATTTTGACGATGATGAAATTCTACAATACACTTCAGCAGAGAAATCTTCCCGCATCTGTTCAAAAGCAAATCAGCTTTGAGTTAAAATCCTTCTAG
- a CDS encoding penicillin-binding protein 1A, producing MIFSGKRKLILIVLLSLLVVITAGVGVSAGLVVATNFNIMNMENFGEDNPSLPSRILDINGNLITEFFSEEKREIVSIKDLPESLIYALITREDGNFFEHNGFSLYGTIRAVVKIVTGQYFSGGSTLTQQLAGHLYADRSDISITRKLKELWWAFQLERQLTKYEIMELYINKMPFGHNTYGVEAASKFYFDHSAEYNTVAESVMLVIQLVRPGLYSPIRFPEKAKVVQTEIINQMVSRGYLTQENADLTLVDYWTNKYDWSRDNKTTAFFAREDKAPWFSEYIRAQLDEMLYGKQDIYRDGYTVHTTLDLDFQQKADELTQKGLTRWNKAYQENIGNRMDIVDDVYVPIIDLLSLTMNIEGIRIAGSQEKRRAKEDFQNNINPTMDMLSMMFGMGELNYLSQFSYDDSRMKNQQSTVQTAMITLDNETGYIMAMVGGSEFNRSNQFNRAVDGELMPGSSFKPLYYSAAISSRKYTPATRIYDGPKVFWNPDGSSYTPMNYRGEWMGSVLLRDALANSMNVPAITVLEGIGFESAISRAARLLGYTDPQEIGRRFPRLYPLGLGVITTSPLRMARAYATFPNQGRAVEPIAIRYVEDRNGNIILNPERDLRDQQKKEDLQIMSAEEAYMMVDLLQTTTESGTLSHLPRYVKGFDRLPIGGKTGTTQNWADAWTAGFSPYYTTVMWAGFDQGGSTLGVNQTGATATGWIWGEYMSYINSKVPIRDFTKPSSGLVEMEVCDLSGMVPTDLCEDTRHEIFLAGTEPKTFCPIHSFEETRDESLTQKYLNDFSSALISAPGLELLQDPYSDNSSAYEEIDDSMIDFLLNDPFTDNDDSDNENTYLLD from the coding sequence ATGATTTTTTCCGGAAAAAGAAAGCTTATTTTAATTGTACTTTTATCTCTGTTGGTTGTCATAACCGCTGGAGTCGGTGTTAGTGCCGGACTCGTTGTGGCTACAAATTTCAACATCATGAATATGGAGAATTTCGGAGAAGACAATCCTTCACTGCCCTCCCGTATTCTGGATATTAACGGAAATCTTATCACCGAGTTCTTTTCTGAAGAAAAACGTGAAATTGTATCTATAAAAGATTTACCCGAAAGTTTAATCTACGCCCTGATTACCAGAGAAGATGGTAATTTTTTTGAACATAACGGCTTTTCCCTCTATGGGACGATTAGAGCGGTTGTCAAAATTGTTACTGGTCAATATTTTTCCGGTGGTAGTACCCTCACCCAGCAGCTGGCCGGGCATCTGTATGCAGACAGAAGCGATATTTCTATTACCCGAAAGTTGAAAGAGCTCTGGTGGGCCTTCCAGTTAGAAAGACAGCTCACAAAATATGAAATAATGGAACTCTACATCAACAAGATGCCCTTTGGTCACAATACTTATGGAGTAGAGGCCGCTTCAAAATTCTATTTTGATCATTCTGCAGAATACAATACCGTAGCAGAGTCGGTTATGTTGGTCATTCAGCTCGTACGGCCTGGCCTGTACTCTCCTATTCGTTTTCCGGAAAAAGCTAAAGTTGTACAAACAGAAATTATCAATCAGATGGTCAGCCGGGGTTATTTAACCCAGGAAAATGCAGATTTGACCCTGGTGGATTATTGGACCAACAAATATGACTGGTCCAGAGACAATAAAACCACCGCTTTTTTTGCCCGGGAAGATAAGGCACCCTGGTTTAGTGAATACATCAGGGCCCAGCTGGATGAAATGCTCTATGGTAAGCAGGATATTTACAGAGACGGCTATACAGTTCATACCACCTTGGATCTGGACTTTCAACAAAAAGCGGACGAACTCACCCAGAAGGGTCTGACACGATGGAATAAGGCCTATCAGGAAAATATCGGGAACCGGATGGACATTGTAGATGACGTTTACGTCCCTATCATCGATCTGTTGTCCCTGACTATGAACATTGAAGGGATTCGCATTGCCGGTTCTCAGGAAAAAAGAAGAGCCAAGGAAGACTTTCAAAACAATATAAATCCTACCATGGATATGCTTTCCATGATGTTCGGCATGGGTGAATTAAATTATCTGAGTCAATTCAGCTATGATGACAGCAGGATGAAGAATCAGCAGTCTACCGTACAGACGGCCATGATCACCCTGGATAACGAGACAGGCTATATTATGGCCATGGTCGGAGGGAGTGAATTCAACCGCTCCAACCAGTTCAATAGAGCCGTAGACGGAGAACTGATGCCCGGTTCCTCCTTTAAACCCCTTTACTATTCTGCGGCTATTTCATCTAGAAAATATACTCCGGCTACGAGAATCTATGACGGCCCCAAGGTGTTTTGGAATCCTGATGGTTCATCCTATACCCCGATGAACTATAGGGGAGAATGGATGGGAAGCGTTCTGTTAAGAGACGCCCTGGCCAATTCGATGAATGTTCCGGCAATCACGGTCCTGGAAGGGATTGGTTTTGAGTCGGCCATCAGCAGGGCAGCCCGTTTGCTGGGTTATACGGACCCTCAGGAAATCGGAAGACGGTTTCCCAGGTTGTACCCTCTGGGATTGGGTGTCATTACAACGAGTCCCCTTCGTATGGCCCGTGCCTACGCAACATTTCCAAATCAGGGAAGGGCCGTTGAACCCATTGCCATCCGCTATGTGGAAGACAGAAATGGGAATATCATTCTGAATCCGGAAAGAGACCTCAGAGATCAACAGAAAAAAGAAGACCTTCAGATCATGTCAGCAGAAGAAGCCTATATGATGGTAGACCTACTCCAGACTACCACAGAAAGTGGTACACTGAGCCACCTGCCCCGCTATGTGAAAGGTTTTGACCGATTACCCATAGGGGGCAAGACAGGTACGACTCAAAACTGGGCAGATGCCTGGACCGCCGGTTTCTCTCCCTACTACACCACTGTGATGTGGGCTGGGTTTGACCAGGGAGGCAGTACTCTCGGTGTAAACCAGACAGGAGCGACTGCAACGGGTTGGATCTGGGGTGAATATATGTCTTATATCAACAGCAAAGTGCCCATTAGAGATTTCACCAAACCCAGTTCCGGCCTTGTGGAAATGGAAGTCTGCGATCTTTCCGGTATGGTCCCTACTGATCTTTGTGAAGACACGCGCCATGAGATTTTCCTGGCTGGAACAGAGCCAAAGACATTCTGTCCAATCCATTCCTTTGAAGAAACAAGGGATGAGTCGTTGACCCAAAAGTACTTGAATGACTTCTCATCTGCTCTTATATCGGCTCCCGGACTGGAACTGCTTCAAGACCCCTATTCAGATAATTCATCTGCTTACGAAGAGATTGATGACAGCATGATAGACTTCTTACTGAACGATCCCTTTACTGACAATGATGATTCTGACAATGAGAACACCTACCTTCTGGATTAA
- a CDS encoding P83/100 family protein: MKKYINFLILFIFALAGVYAQSVAEDELKSVGDRSGEIVFENYVGPVTEFSTREEIRGIGAFLASTEGIEVTWGNKYQLIRSYEPDIPEGLDSDILILLPDAGVDHIRNLRFILSSYLQTTFDYSLSNADVLAEFITYYNAVYYKDMDHFSSRYKPGVLNHISSSNAGLSTHYSEWAGKSRILIPLKSADKTVLSSLDTPESSVALDTSVISAPEVVEEMQKEEDKALDSRREMVEIREEDLDEKQEVLNEEKEEVIVKEAIVTEKLEEKKEELEEAEPDSLEEKIIQEEVKQLEEEKAVVEEEKKQIEEVQKEIEKEQQEVVEMREEIAKDENILLQEETGSGGTVLSSEAVTEPEGFWFILVDKSGDPASYGSLWKVTRDGIPLKQSELNSIRGTLYLENSEGILVIAGKNDEQTRVNALILDKETLEIVKESKTEIYPGSSIWTDGKNLFMITRNNQDWSVGQYSQSLELLQLSDLKVHPDTGLVFVEDRILVQSLTEGVKALSASSLKELQITE; the protein is encoded by the coding sequence TTGAAAAAATACATAAATTTTTTAATCCTTTTTATATTTGCATTAGCCGGAGTTTATGCTCAATCGGTTGCAGAAGATGAACTAAAGAGCGTTGGTGATCGCAGTGGCGAAATTGTATTCGAAAACTATGTCGGACCCGTAACAGAATTCAGTACCCGTGAGGAGATCCGGGGCATTGGTGCTTTTCTGGCATCAACAGAGGGAATAGAAGTCACCTGGGGAAATAAATATCAGCTTATCCGTTCCTATGAACCAGACATCCCCGAAGGACTGGATTCGGATATCCTTATTCTGTTGCCCGATGCCGGTGTGGATCATATCCGTAACCTGAGATTCATTCTGTCATCCTACCTGCAAACGACCTTTGATTACTCCCTGAGCAATGCCGATGTGCTTGCTGAGTTTATTACCTATTACAACGCCGTGTATTACAAGGATATGGATCATTTTTCAAGCCGGTATAAACCGGGAGTATTGAATCATATCAGCTCAAGCAATGCGGGACTCTCAACTCACTATTCGGAATGGGCCGGAAAATCGCGGATACTCATTCCTCTGAAATCCGCTGATAAAACGGTCTTGAGTTCTTTAGATACACCCGAATCGTCAGTCGCCTTGGACACCTCTGTTATTTCAGCCCCAGAGGTGGTCGAAGAGATGCAGAAAGAAGAGGATAAGGCCCTGGACAGCCGGCGTGAAATGGTTGAAATCCGCGAAGAGGATCTGGATGAGAAGCAGGAAGTCCTGAATGAAGAGAAAGAGGAAGTCATCGTCAAAGAGGCCATTGTTACTGAAAAGCTGGAAGAAAAGAAAGAAGAACTGGAAGAAGCAGAGCCCGATTCGCTTGAAGAGAAAATCATTCAGGAAGAAGTGAAACAGCTGGAAGAAGAAAAAGCCGTTGTAGAAGAAGAGAAAAAACAGATTGAGGAAGTGCAGAAAGAAATAGAAAAGGAACAACAGGAAGTTGTTGAAATGCGGGAAGAGATTGCCAAAGATGAAAATATCCTCCTTCAGGAAGAAACTGGATCGGGAGGGACCGTCCTTTCCAGTGAAGCCGTGACAGAACCTGAAGGATTCTGGTTCATTTTGGTCGATAAGTCTGGCGATCCTGCCAGTTATGGAAGCCTCTGGAAGGTCACCAGGGACGGAATTCCCCTCAAGCAATCTGAACTCAACAGCATCAGAGGGACTCTCTACCTGGAAAACAGTGAGGGAATCCTTGTTATTGCTGGAAAAAATGATGAACAAACCAGGGTGAATGCCCTCATTTTAGATAAGGAAACACTGGAAATCGTCAAAGAAAGCAAGACTGAAATCTATCCTGGCAGTTCTATATGGACAGATGGAAAAAATCTATTTATGATTACCCGCAATAATCAAGACTGGTCTGTGGGTCAGTATTCTCAATCGCTCGAATTATTGCAGCTCAGTGATCTGAAAGTACATCCCGATACTGGTCTGGTCTTCGTAGAAGACCGCATTCTGGTTCAGAGCCTGACAGAGGGAGTAAAGGCTCTCTCTGCATCCAGTCTGAAGGAACTCCAAATCACAGAATAA
- a CDS encoding PilZ domain-containing protein yields the protein MSSSNNRKFLRADFQTQGYIHLSDNRQIPFELVNISLKGILITVNDKTLQKGEAYDLRIKLMSSDIEISTISVLVHEEGEHKGFYFREIDLDSMIHLRRLLELNIPNGGEIEKELSFLKDYS from the coding sequence ATGAGTTCCAGCAATAATAGAAAGTTTTTACGTGCAGATTTCCAGACACAGGGGTACATCCATTTAAGTGATAACAGACAGATACCCTTTGAATTAGTCAACATTTCCCTCAAGGGTATTCTTATTACAGTGAATGATAAGACCCTTCAGAAAGGCGAAGCCTATGATTTACGTATAAAACTGATGTCATCAGATATCGAAATCTCGACTATCTCCGTCCTCGTTCATGAAGAAGGAGAGCATAAGGGATTCTATTTCAGAGAGATCGACCTTGATAGCATGATTCACTTACGAAGACTTTTGGAATTGAATATCCCCAACGGCGGAGAAATAGAAAAAGAACTATCTTTTCTCAAAGACTATTCTTAA
- a CDS encoding Crp/Fnr family transcriptional regulator, protein MALDLSVFNRFAVTFKAGAVIFCEYEPGDSFYLIQSGKVKIVKIFGAIEKTIDILQPGEFFGEMALLEEAPRSATIIATEETKLLEFNRENFQILMQGNPQIALKLLKLFSKRIYDQKRRFQILTLEDVHARVADVFLMLSEGEDIPPDEEDQGMRTFHTSIDDIAHWAGMSPEDCRRILDHFGSQRRVEVYDNRIIVKNINDFKRFVSSRRSNQDKKES, encoded by the coding sequence ATGGCTTTGGATCTATCAGTATTCAACCGTTTTGCAGTCACATTCAAGGCCGGTGCCGTTATTTTTTGTGAGTATGAACCGGGAGATTCATTTTACCTGATCCAGTCTGGAAAGGTGAAAATTGTTAAGATTTTCGGTGCAATAGAGAAGACCATCGATATCCTCCAACCAGGTGAGTTCTTCGGTGAGATGGCTCTCTTGGAAGAAGCTCCCAGAAGTGCCACCATCATTGCCACAGAAGAAACCAAACTCCTTGAGTTTAATAGAGAGAACTTTCAGATTCTCATGCAGGGGAATCCCCAGATTGCCTTAAAACTGCTCAAACTCTTTTCTAAAAGAATTTATGATCAGAAACGGAGATTTCAGATTCTCACTTTAGAAGATGTACATGCCCGTGTGGCAGATGTCTTTCTGATGCTTTCCGAAGGCGAGGATATCCCGCCGGATGAAGAAGATCAGGGCATGAGGACCTTTCATACTTCTATCGACGACATCGCTCACTGGGCAGGTATGTCTCCCGAGGATTGCAGGCGAATTCTAGACCACTTTGGTTCACAAAGAAGAGTAGAGGTTTACGACAACAGAATCATTGTCAAAAATATTAATGATTTTAAAAGGTTCGTTTCATCTCGCAGGAGTAATCAGGATAAAAAAGAATCCTGA
- a CDS encoding cyclic nucleotide-binding domain-containing protein, with the protein MPPKAISFKANSIVYFKGDKGENVYILQKGQVSLNYLDIQTGQEMHDFVQTGEFFGVKAAFGRYPHDETAVVMVDSTVIQFSVDDFEQLLSSNSRIILKMLKVFSNQLRRIHKQVRSLMSVDEQVDAEKGLFSVGEYYFNNKKHLQAADAFNRYLIYYPAGRFVDEVRRKIEYAESRKDSDDSLPPASDPPPKAEYTIEKAVALRDSGNYLGALKIFIKVSQINPEHKLFAEFEAGICIFKLKKGNEAIKHFTTILKQNPAHSRMGEALYYIGKSYIIENDHEKARSFLNKCSSLLEDGCPEQRDAALILEQLGGS; encoded by the coding sequence ATGCCCCCAAAAGCCATATCTTTTAAAGCTAACTCTATTGTTTACTTCAAGGGTGATAAGGGAGAAAATGTCTATATTCTTCAAAAAGGACAGGTTTCTCTAAATTATCTGGATATTCAAACAGGTCAGGAGATGCATGACTTTGTTCAAACCGGGGAGTTTTTTGGCGTAAAAGCCGCATTCGGTAGGTATCCCCACGATGAAACGGCCGTTGTTATGGTCGACTCAACGGTCATTCAGTTTTCTGTTGATGATTTTGAACAGCTTCTATCCAGCAATAGCCGTATCATTCTAAAGATGCTGAAAGTTTTTTCAAATCAGTTGAGACGCATTCATAAACAGGTTCGTAGTCTTATGTCAGTGGATGAACAGGTGGATGCTGAAAAGGGTTTGTTTTCGGTGGGTGAATACTATTTTAATAATAAAAAACATCTGCAGGCTGCCGATGCTTTTAATAGATATTTGATTTATTACCCTGCGGGCAGATTTGTCGACGAAGTCAGGCGGAAAATTGAGTACGCCGAAAGCAGGAAAGATTCGGATGATTCCCTGCCTCCTGCCTCCGATCCCCCACCAAAGGCGGAATATACAATTGAGAAAGCTGTTGCCCTGCGGGACAGCGGCAATTATCTCGGTGCCTTGAAAATTTTCATTAAAGTGAGTCAGATAAATCCTGAACATAAGCTTTTTGCTGAATTCGAGGCCGGAATCTGCATTTTCAAACTGAAGAAGGGAAACGAAGCGATCAAGCACTTCACAACTATTCTGAAGCAGAATCCCGCTCATTCACGCATGGGTGAGGCTCTCTACTATATCGGAAAGTCTTATATCATTGAAAATGATCATGAAAAAGCCAGAAGCTTTTTGAATAAATGCTCCTCTCTTTTAGAGGATGGATGTCCTGAGCAGAGGGACGCCGCATTGATTCTAGAACAATTAGGGGGTTCATGA
- the pyrB gene encoding aspartate carbamoyltransferase, with protein sequence MKNIFAGRTIGVVNDLSRDEQLYLYKKTAELKKKYLNNEDVSEFRISDPDMSAYLIFMENSTRTKESFRNAVQFHDIKLNIFDSGTSSFTKQESFSDTIKMLFGYSKRSLFIMRTSEEGVCHFLDEELEEYARKMSYDKAAFLNGGDGKHEHPTQEFLDEFTFLEKKNWDNSSIHIVLTGDLYHGRTVHSKVDGLRIFNEVKVDLIAPPELSMPDYYERRMVENGFKLRKFDTIEEYLGQDEIADIWYFTRLQLERMGDKVKEKEHQLRTAVTFREEFLDKIPPQSKFYHPLPRHKVYPVIPDFLDHTSYNGWDEQSVNGFFTRTIEIAMVGGKVGADFDGLGIENHKKDKKFIEKVPVTRKSHIVDRYKVGIKPVDSGIVIDHISSGEDLSTIWNQIEKIRRILKLNCRSSHGVYHSNDRTVYKGIISLPDILELSDTDIKKLAAISPECTLNIIKDESVHEKFRLHMPPQIYNFEEISCKNENCISHPEKHQHVKTYFLRSTDSMFVCKYCEKSHSFEEIWDI encoded by the coding sequence ATGAAGAATATCTTCGCAGGCAGAACAATTGGTGTGGTCAATGATCTATCAAGAGATGAACAGCTGTATTTGTATAAAAAAACAGCGGAACTTAAAAAAAAGTACCTCAACAATGAGGATGTCTCAGAATTCAGAATAAGCGATCCCGATATGTCCGCCTATCTCATTTTCATGGAGAACAGCACCAGGACTAAGGAGTCATTCAGAAATGCCGTCCAGTTTCATGACATCAAGTTAAATATTTTTGATTCCGGAACATCCTCTTTTACAAAACAGGAGAGTTTTTCGGATACAATCAAGATGCTCTTCGGTTACAGCAAGCGCTCCCTGTTTATTATGAGGACCAGCGAAGAAGGGGTTTGTCATTTCCTGGATGAAGAACTGGAAGAATACGCCCGTAAAATGTCCTATGACAAGGCCGCCTTTCTCAACGGAGGGGATGGAAAGCATGAGCATCCCACACAGGAATTTCTGGATGAGTTTACCTTTCTGGAAAAGAAAAACTGGGATAACAGCAGCATTCATATTGTTTTAACCGGAGACCTTTATCATGGAAGAACTGTTCATTCAAAAGTGGACGGACTGAGAATCTTCAATGAGGTAAAAGTCGATCTCATTGCTCCTCCCGAATTATCAATGCCTGATTATTATGAGCGGCGTATGGTCGAAAACGGTTTTAAACTCAGGAAATTCGACACAATTGAAGAGTACCTAGGGCAGGATGAAATAGCCGATATCTGGTATTTTACGAGACTGCAGCTGGAGAGAATGGGAGATAAGGTCAAGGAAAAAGAACATCAGCTTAGAACCGCGGTGACCTTCAGAGAGGAATTTTTAGATAAGATTCCACCTCAGAGCAAATTTTACCATCCCTTACCCCGTCATAAGGTCTATCCGGTCATTCCCGACTTTTTGGATCATACAAGCTATAACGGATGGGATGAGCAGAGTGTGAATGGGTTTTTTACCAGAACTATTGAAATTGCCATGGTCGGAGGCAAGGTCGGAGCGGATTTTGATGGTTTGGGAATCGAAAATCATAAAAAAGACAAGAAATTCATCGAAAAAGTACCTGTTACCCGGAAATCTCATATTGTTGACCGTTACAAAGTTGGCATTAAGCCCGTAGATTCGGGAATCGTCATAGATCATATCAGTTCTGGCGAAGACCTAAGTACCATCTGGAATCAGATTGAAAAGATAAGAAGGATATTGAAATTAAACTGCAGAAGTTCCCACGGGGTGTACCATTCCAATGACAGGACAGTTTACAAAGGAATCATTTCCCTGCCGGATATCCTGGAGCTGAGCGATACGGATATCAAGAAACTGGCTGCCATATCACCGGAATGTACCTTGAATATCATTAAGGATGAGTCTGTACATGAAAAATTCAGGCTCCATATGCCACCGCAGATTTATAATTTTGAAGAAATCTCCTGCAAAAATGAAAACTGTATTTCCCATCCTGAAAAGCATCAGCATGTAAAGACATATTTTCTTCGCTCGACTGACTCAATGTTTGTTTGTAAGTACTGTGAAAAGAGTCATTCCTTTGAGGAAATCTGGGATATCTAG
- a CDS encoding M23 family metallopeptidase, whose translation MKQLFLVLLVMNSYVVFGQYPLISETSNFRDRLFKQQQIETESWYYNEAQGMALPPLSIYRYKPKKGDTLIMLSAAFNLPLDTLATINGFENIGDFSEDKEILVPSAPGLYIYKDSRSSWMENLRGSLKDQTALTIILNLNNEKHEVDYYQGMTLSSQQRTRFVLPLFLSPLKERIITSAYGYRNHPVTGVWGLHKGTDYRASVGSPVFSCADGFVLSTGELEDYGKFIILQHKNGYTSMYSHLSKILVERNQRILEGVKIAETGNTGLSTGPHLHFEIRQYNKTVDPENLLLKGQE comes from the coding sequence ATGAAACAGCTGTTCCTTGTGCTCCTGGTCATGAATTCTTATGTTGTATTCGGACAATATCCTCTAATCAGTGAGACATCAAATTTTCGTGACAGATTATTCAAACAACAGCAGATAGAAACAGAATCATGGTATTACAATGAAGCCCAGGGAATGGCTCTCCCACCCCTGTCTATCTATAGGTATAAACCCAAGAAAGGGGATACGTTGATTATGCTTTCTGCCGCCTTTAATCTTCCCCTGGATACTCTGGCCACAATTAATGGATTCGAAAATATAGGCGATTTCTCAGAAGACAAAGAGATCCTTGTCCCCTCCGCTCCGGGGCTGTATATATATAAGGATTCCAGGTCCTCATGGATGGAGAATCTTCGTGGGTCCTTGAAAGATCAAACAGCTCTGACCATTATTCTTAACCTAAATAATGAAAAACATGAGGTGGACTACTATCAGGGCATGACCCTGTCATCTCAGCAAAGAACACGTTTTGTACTCCCCCTCTTTCTATCTCCCCTAAAAGAACGGATCATTACCTCTGCCTACGGCTATCGAAACCACCCCGTCACCGGAGTTTGGGGTCTGCATAAAGGAACAGATTACAGAGCCTCGGTGGGGAGTCCCGTTTTTTCATGTGCGGATGGTTTCGTATTATCTACTGGAGAATTGGAAGATTATGGAAAATTTATTATACTACAACATAAGAACGGTTATACTAGTATGTATAGCCATCTGAGTAAAATTCTGGTAGAAAGAAATCAGAGAATCCTGGAAGGGGTTAAAATTGCGGAAACTGGTAACACTGGATTATCAACTGGTCCCCATCTGCATTTTGAAATCCGTCAATACAATAAGACAGTTGATCCGGAAAATTTACTTCTAAAGGGTCAGGAATAA